The following are encoded together in the Leptospira congkakensis genome:
- the rsmA gene encoding 16S rRNA (adenine(1518)-N(6)/adenine(1519)-N(6))-dimethyltransferase RsmA, whose amino-acid sequence MKSPYATISNIQTFFEAKGIRAQKKFGQNFLIDQNIVNFIANSAEHMLIDESITLAEIGIGLGTLTYPVLSLDKKTFLFEIDHAYIQLAKDEILPKFPKALLFEGDAIDNLFHIYKEKVFVFGNLPYHLTTEIINTLVIHCRNFQGGIFMVQKEFAERLVKETSSLSVFLSAFCDVKYLKTVHKNCFFPIPKIHSALILLKPKSQTRPNEWRLETEREVELWSRMLRTLFWGKRKQIQVSLRESPFSEDPVFREALGKAIQSAGIPPTARPEELNREQFLTLGQHLLDYLSK is encoded by the coding sequence TTGAAATCCCCTTACGCCACCATCTCCAATATCCAGACCTTCTTTGAAGCCAAGGGAATCCGTGCCCAAAAGAAATTTGGCCAAAACTTCCTCATCGACCAGAACATAGTCAATTTTATTGCAAACTCCGCTGAACACATGTTAATAGATGAATCCATTACGCTCGCGGAAATAGGGATTGGACTCGGAACCTTAACTTATCCCGTTCTCAGTTTGGACAAAAAAACTTTTCTTTTCGAAATCGATCATGCTTACATCCAATTGGCAAAAGATGAAATTTTACCTAAATTTCCAAAAGCTTTGTTATTCGAGGGAGATGCAATAGATAATCTTTTTCATATCTACAAGGAAAAGGTTTTTGTATTTGGAAATTTACCTTACCACCTAACAACAGAAATCATCAACACTCTTGTCATTCATTGTAGAAATTTCCAAGGCGGAATTTTTATGGTGCAAAAGGAATTTGCCGAACGCCTCGTCAAAGAAACCTCCTCCTTATCTGTTTTTCTCTCTGCCTTTTGTGATGTGAAGTATTTGAAAACCGTCCACAAAAACTGTTTTTTTCCCATTCCCAAAATCCATTCGGCCCTCATCCTTTTGAAACCCAAAAGCCAAACAAGACCGAATGAATGGAGACTGGAAACAGAAAGAGAAGTAGAACTCTGGTCACGGATGCTTCGCACACTCTTTTGGGGAAAACGAAAGCAAATCCAAGTGAGCCTAAGAGAATCTCCTTTTTCGGAAGACCCTGTGTTTCGCGAGGCTCTAGGAAAGGCCATCCAGTCAGCAGGAATTCCTCCCACCGCCAGACCAGAAGAATTGAACCGTGAACAATTTCTGACTTTGGGTCAACATTTACTTGACTATTTGTCAAAATGA